The proteins below come from a single Candidatus Obscuribacterales bacterium genomic window:
- a CDS encoding elongation factor G — translation MSGNVVSGSRNVAIVGPYLSGKTTLLESILSVTGAISRKGSIKDGNTVGDATPEARDRQMSVEVNAASTEYSGIHFTFVDCPGSIEFAQEAYNALIGVDAAIVVCEPDSDRVLTLAALFQFLDDWEIPHLLFINKIDKAHAGFSDLLNALQTVSTRPLVLHQYPIGQGAATAGFIDLVTEQAYHYHPGAPADPVPLPDDLKEQEHLARQDMLETLADFDDHLLEELLEEVNPPADEIWSDLKLELGADLIVPVFVGVADQDYGVRPLLDALVRETPEPSVAAARHPVGSADDIPVAQVLKTYYTQQGGKLSLVRVWQGTFQDGAIVNGTRLGGIYSLMGQQQTPLQVAEAGSIVAMGRLDGISTGDTLSTDASVTALPQAEHLMPVYALAIAPERRSDEVKLSTALSKLMDEDPAIAWEQHGDTHEVILWGQGEIHLQVSLDRLGRKHNLPMTTHAPQVPYKETIKQATQSIHGRYKHQTGGHGQFGDVYLDIRPLDRGAGFQFKETIVGGVVPKQYIPGVEMGVREFLSQGPLGFPVVDVSVTLTNGSYHAVDSSEQAFKQAARIAMQDGLQQCQPSLLEPILSMVISVPNSYTSNVLRLVSTRRGQILGYASKPNWRDWDEVTAYLPQSEMQDLIVELRSLTMGVGFFQWQYDHLQDVPEKLMEQMIARSQEAANGKR, via the coding sequence ATGAGTGGCAATGTAGTATCTGGCTCACGAAATGTGGCGATTGTGGGGCCCTATTTGAGCGGTAAAACCACCCTGCTCGAAAGTATTCTTTCGGTGACGGGAGCCATCTCCCGCAAAGGGAGTATCAAGGACGGTAATACCGTTGGCGATGCAACCCCCGAAGCCCGCGATCGCCAGATGAGTGTGGAGGTGAATGCTGCCAGTACTGAGTACAGCGGTATTCATTTTACGTTTGTGGATTGTCCAGGGTCGATTGAATTTGCCCAGGAAGCCTACAATGCGCTGATTGGCGTTGATGCAGCCATTGTGGTGTGTGAACCGGACAGCGATCGCGTCTTGACCTTGGCTGCCCTGTTTCAATTCTTGGATGACTGGGAAATTCCTCACCTGTTGTTCATCAACAAAATTGATAAGGCCCATGCAGGGTTTTCCGATCTGCTCAACGCCCTCCAAACCGTTTCAACCCGGCCCCTCGTGCTGCACCAATATCCCATCGGTCAAGGAGCTGCCACCGCTGGCTTCATTGACTTGGTGACCGAGCAAGCCTACCACTACCACCCCGGAGCCCCAGCCGATCCCGTTCCCTTGCCCGACGACTTAAAAGAGCAAGAGCATCTAGCCCGCCAAGACATGCTGGAAACCTTGGCAGACTTTGATGATCATCTGCTGGAAGAACTTCTAGAAGAGGTCAATCCCCCTGCTGATGAAATTTGGAGTGATCTGAAGCTAGAGCTTGGGGCAGATTTAATCGTGCCGGTGTTTGTGGGCGTTGCCGATCAAGATTATGGCGTGCGTCCCCTCCTCGATGCCCTCGTGCGCGAAACCCCCGAACCCTCGGTTGCGGCCGCCCGTCATCCTGTTGGGTCGGCGGACGACATCCCCGTCGCCCAAGTCCTCAAAACCTACTACACCCAGCAAGGCGGCAAGCTCTCCCTCGTGCGCGTCTGGCAGGGGACGTTTCAAGATGGAGCGATCGTTAACGGTACACGATTAGGCGGCATCTATAGCCTCATGGGGCAGCAGCAAACACCCTTGCAGGTGGCCGAGGCTGGCTCGATTGTGGCCATGGGTCGCCTGGATGGCATTAGCACTGGCGATACCCTGAGCACCGATGCCTCCGTTACCGCTCTACCTCAGGCTGAGCATTTGATGCCGGTCTATGCCTTGGCGATCGCTCCCGAACGCCGCAGCGATGAAGTCAAACTCAGCACAGCGCTTAGTAAGCTGATGGACGAAGATCCAGCGATCGCCTGGGAACAGCACGGCGACACCCACGAGGTGATTCTCTGGGGGCAGGGCGAAATTCATCTCCAGGTGTCCCTCGATCGCTTGGGCCGTAAGCATAATCTGCCCATGACCACCCACGCACCTCAAGTGCCCTACAAGGAAACCATCAAGCAGGCAACCCAGTCTATCCATGGACGCTATAAGCATCAAACGGGTGGCCATGGGCAGTTTGGCGATGTCTATCTCGACATTCGTCCCCTCGATCGCGGGGCAGGCTTCCAGTTCAAGGAAACCATTGTGGGCGGCGTCGTGCCCAAGCAATATATTCCCGGTGTGGAAATGGGCGTGCGGGAATTCCTCAGCCAGGGCCCTCTGGGCTTCCCGGTGGTGGATGTGTCGGTGACGCTCACCAATGGCTCCTACCACGCAGTAGATAGCTCGGAGCAAGCCTTTAAGCAAGCGGCCCGCATCGCCATGCAGGATGGCTTGCAGCAATGCCAGCCCTCGCTGCTGGAGCCGATTCTATCCATGGTGATATCAGTGCCCAACAGCTACACCTCCAACGTGCTGCGGCTCGTGAGCACCCGCCGGGGGCAGATTCTCGGCTATGCTAGCAAACCCAACTGGCGCGACTGGGATGAAGTAACCGCCTACCTACCGCAGTCGGAGATGCAGGATCTGATCGTCGAGCTGCGATCGCTGACCATGGGGGTTGGGTTCTTCCAGTGGCAGTACGACCATCTGCAAGACGTACCCGAAAAGCTCATGGAGCAAATGATTGCCCGCAGCCAAGAGGCTGCCAACGGCAAACGTTAA
- a CDS encoding thioesterase family protein: MSYTYRRTVRFRETDAAGVVYFANVLAMCHDAYEASLAEAGIDLPAFFCYPKVAFPITNATVDFFQPMFCGDRQIIQLSPRQLGSSEFETLYEIFIDPGEEPAPMTCVARASTRHVCINAIARAKASLPPEVLQWLRRWGKVLDEDLL; this comes from the coding sequence ATGTCTTATACCTATCGCCGCACCGTCCGATTTCGTGAGACTGATGCTGCAGGCGTCGTGTACTTTGCCAATGTATTAGCCATGTGCCACGATGCCTACGAAGCATCCCTGGCCGAGGCTGGCATTGACCTCCCCGCCTTCTTTTGCTATCCCAAGGTGGCATTTCCCATCACCAATGCCACGGTTGATTTTTTCCAGCCGATGTTTTGTGGCGATCGCCAAATCATTCAGCTTAGCCCGCGACAACTGGGCAGCAGCGAGTTTGAAACACTTTACGAAATCTTCATCGATCCTGGCGAAGAACCCGCTCCCATGACCTGCGTGGCCCGGGCCAGCACCCGTCATGTGTGCATCAATGCGATCGCCCGTGCCAAGGCTAGCCTGCCACCGGAAGTGCTGCAATGGCTACGACGCTGGGGTAAGGTCTTAGACGAAGACTTGCTCTAG
- a CDS encoding SagB/ThcOx family dehydrogenase has translation MPATPDSQPSIARHYHERTKYDPDTIAAKSQPLDWNQQPVPFKDYKLGTSVDLKLYLTDEFDPTDATHQAWRRLSRLFLCSYGLTVKMVTMSGDPIYFRSAPSAGGLYPAELYLISRGTPLLSAGLYNYQPRSHSLLHFWDSEVWSGLQDACLWHSALQQTQMALVTTAVFFRSAWRYQARAYRRIFLDTGHLLGNIELACALNDYRPHLIGGFVDEAVNQLMYLNSDEEGATAVIPLADLLDVQQNLPIAATALPSKTHSDYPKISEGDLLGYLHQATQIHPEPAPPTKRVLIGPSRPVQPEPIAPPAEPVPDKYNFPFCLKVSTVSEPIQWGDRLADLETTMLKRRSTRAYSGADLTLDELRALLDFTYQPQHYIDQSFDRQPDYFDLSLIETFVAVSGVDGLEEGCYYYAPNAEELRQIRFKNFRRELHYLCLGQDLGRDAAAVVFHTADLERAIARYGDRVYRYLHMDAGHLGQRLNLGAIRLGLGVSGIAGFFDDSVNEVLGIPADEAVLYITTLGRPK, from the coding sequence ATGCCAGCTACGCCAGACTCTCAACCGTCTATCGCTCGCCATTATCACGAACGCACCAAGTATGACCCCGATACTATCGCCGCCAAATCTCAGCCCTTAGACTGGAATCAGCAGCCGGTTCCGTTCAAGGACTATAAGCTAGGCACCTCCGTGGATCTCAAACTCTACCTAACCGACGAGTTTGACCCAACCGATGCCACCCACCAAGCCTGGCGGCGGCTGTCTCGGCTGTTTCTCTGCAGCTATGGGCTAACGGTGAAGATGGTGACCATGAGCGGCGATCCAATCTATTTTCGGTCGGCTCCCTCGGCCGGTGGTCTCTATCCGGCGGAACTCTACCTGATCTCCCGAGGGACGCCTCTCTTGTCAGCGGGACTGTATAACTATCAGCCGCGATCGCATTCCCTGCTACATTTTTGGGATAGTGAGGTGTGGTCAGGGCTGCAGGATGCTTGTCTATGGCATTCTGCCCTCCAGCAAACCCAGATGGCCTTGGTCACCACGGCGGTCTTTTTCCGATCGGCCTGGCGCTACCAAGCTCGGGCCTATCGACGCATTTTCTTGGATACGGGGCATCTGCTGGGCAATATTGAACTAGCCTGCGCTCTCAATGACTATCGACCCCATTTGATTGGTGGCTTTGTGGATGAAGCCGTTAATCAACTGATGTATCTCAACTCAGACGAGGAAGGCGCAACAGCCGTCATTCCCCTTGCCGATCTGCTAGACGTGCAGCAAAATCTCCCGATCGCTGCCACGGCCCTGCCGTCTAAAACCCATAGCGACTATCCTAAAATTTCGGAGGGTGACCTCCTGGGCTATTTGCACCAAGCCACCCAGATTCATCCCGAGCCCGCTCCACCCACTAAGCGAGTGTTGATTGGCCCCTCCCGTCCGGTGCAGCCCGAACCCATAGCCCCGCCTGCCGAACCCGTTCCCGATAAATACAACTTTCCCTTTTGCTTGAAGGTGTCTACGGTGTCTGAGCCGATTCAATGGGGCGATCGCCTCGCTGACCTAGAGACCACCATGCTCAAGCGCCGTTCCACCCGCGCCTACAGCGGAGCTGACCTCACCCTTGACGAGCTGCGGGCGCTGCTCGATTTCACCTACCAACCCCAGCACTACATCGACCAAAGCTTCGATCGCCAGCCCGACTATTTCGACCTCAGCCTGATTGAGACCTTTGTGGCCGTATCTGGGGTGGATGGACTGGAAGAAGGCTGCTACTACTACGCTCCCAATGCCGAAGAACTGCGACAAATTCGCTTCAAAAACTTTCGGCGAGAGCTGCATTACCTCTGCCTTGGGCAAGATCTCGGGCGCGACGCGGCGGCGGTGGTGTTCCATACCGCTGACCTAGAACGGGCGATCGCTCGGTATGGCGATCGCGTCTATCGCTACCTGCACATGGATGCCGGCCATCTAGGCCAGCGTCTGAACCTGGGTGCCATTCGCCTTGGTCTAGGGGTAAGCGGTATTGCTGGCTTCTTTGATGATTCGGTGAATGAAGTGTTGGGCATTCCCGCTGATGAAGCGGTGCTGTATATCACCACTCTGGGACGCCCGAAGTAA
- a CDS encoding DUF3082 domain-containing protein, with product MSSDPKPPTSSSIDTPPTPLRCLTGAAVSGGLGTALYFLTRSIIDTFAHKPVPTGSPFATNIAIAVRTLVMGLSTLVTALFAIATLGLIALAIQLLIQNGRSPQTGED from the coding sequence ATGTCATCCGATCCCAAACCGCCAACATCCAGCTCCATCGATACGCCACCCACGCCCCTACGGTGCCTCACCGGGGCGGCAGTATCTGGCGGCTTAGGGACGGCGCTCTATTTCCTCACCCGCTCGATTATCGATACCTTTGCCCACAAGCCAGTCCCCACCGGCAGCCCCTTCGCAACCAATATCGCCATTGCCGTGCGTACCCTCGTCATGGGGCTCAGTACCTTGGTGACGGCCCTATTTGCGATCGCTACCCTAGGACTCATTGCCCTCGCTATCCAGTTGTTGATTCAAAACGGGCGATCGCCCCAAACTGGTGAAGATTAA
- the ispE gene encoding 4-(cytidine 5'-diphospho)-2-C-methyl-D-erythritol kinase, which yields MQSYTLYAPGKINLYLEIIGDRPDGFHEMAMILQSIGLSDRVHLKSIGVDQIRVTCNHPLVPNDSSNLAYRAAALMADQFPDVFQRYGGVAITIDKHIPVGAGLAGGSTNGAAVLVGLDLMWNLGLTQSELQELGAQLGSDVPFCIAGGTAIATGRGEILSPLPSLDCLHLVLGKYRNLSISTPWAYKTYRQQFSHTYVSESDGIQGRQQRVHSGPMVAAIASRNPEEVGKLLHNDLEKVALPAHSVISDLKAAFAACNPLGVMMSGSGPTVFAIAQSADHAAQIQTNVRASLPDPNLELWVTQSTASGIHIAYPGA from the coding sequence ATGCAGTCCTATACACTGTACGCTCCGGGCAAAATTAATCTATATCTGGAAATTATTGGCGATCGCCCGGATGGGTTCCATGAGATGGCCATGATTCTCCAAAGCATTGGGTTAAGCGATCGGGTACATCTAAAATCCATTGGCGTTGACCAAATCCGGGTGACCTGCAATCATCCCCTGGTGCCCAATGACTCTAGCAACCTAGCCTACCGAGCGGCTGCTTTAATGGCAGACCAATTTCCCGACGTCTTTCAGCGCTATGGCGGCGTAGCGATTACGATCGATAAACACATTCCCGTGGGCGCTGGGCTAGCCGGTGGCTCCACCAATGGTGCAGCGGTGCTGGTGGGGTTGGATTTGATGTGGAACTTGGGGCTAACGCAGTCGGAGCTACAAGAGCTAGGCGCACAGCTCGGTTCAGATGTACCGTTTTGTATTGCTGGCGGCACCGCGATCGCCACGGGACGCGGGGAAATCCTATCGCCCTTGCCTAGTCTAGATTGCCTGCATTTGGTGCTTGGTAAATATCGCAACCTGAGCATTTCCACCCCCTGGGCCTACAAAACCTATCGTCAGCAGTTTAGCCACACCTACGTGTCTGAATCTGACGGCATTCAAGGGCGGCAGCAGCGAGTGCATTCTGGGCCCATGGTGGCAGCGATCGCCTCCCGTAACCCAGAAGAGGTAGGTAAACTGTTACATAATGATCTGGAAAAAGTGGCCCTACCGGCCCATAGCGTTATTAGCGACTTGAAAGCCGCCTTTGCTGCCTGTAATCCGCTCGGGGTGATGATGTCCGGCTCTGGGCCCACGGTATTTGCGATCGCCCAATCCGCTGACCATGCGGCTCAAATCCAGACCAACGTCCGGGCTAGCCTGCCCGATCCCAATCTAGAGCTGTGGGTGACCCAATCCACTGCCAGCGGCATCCATATCGCCTATCCGGGTGCCTAA
- the rsmA gene encoding 16S rRNA (adenine(1518)-N(6)/adenine(1519)-N(6))-dimethyltransferase RsmA, whose amino-acid sequence MKHVPRKQFGQHWLRSERVLKQILDAAQLTSSDRVLEIGPGTGVLTRSLLQQAESVVAVEVDWDLVRSLRRQFPSTSQLLLIEADFLNLDLAAAIAPSGQERPNKVVANIPYYITGPIVERLLGTIAKPTAVPYESIVLLTQKEVAQRLCAKPGSRTFGALSVRVQYLADCEMICTVPPSAFQPPPKVDSAVVRLVPRPFEAVATLPKHLEMIVKLGFATKRKMLRNNLKSIVDRDRLGHLLEQLKVSPQARAEELGVAQWVALSNVLSQEAIAPSSE is encoded by the coding sequence ATGAAACATGTCCCTCGGAAACAATTTGGTCAGCACTGGCTGCGCAGTGAGCGGGTGCTCAAACAGATTCTAGATGCCGCGCAGTTGACATCCAGCGATCGCGTCTTGGAGATTGGCCCAGGCACGGGTGTCTTGACGCGAAGTCTTTTGCAGCAGGCGGAAAGCGTTGTGGCGGTAGAAGTTGATTGGGATCTGGTGCGATCGCTGCGGCGACAGTTTCCGTCAACCAGCCAGCTTTTGTTAATCGAAGCAGATTTTCTGAACCTAGACTTGGCGGCAGCGATCGCTCCATCTGGGCAAGAACGTCCCAACAAAGTAGTGGCCAATATTCCCTACTACATCACCGGCCCGATCGTAGAACGGTTGCTGGGCACGATCGCCAAACCGACGGCTGTGCCCTACGAATCTATTGTGCTGCTCACCCAAAAAGAAGTGGCCCAGCGGCTTTGTGCCAAGCCCGGATCTCGTACCTTTGGCGCATTGTCGGTGCGGGTGCAGTATCTGGCCGACTGTGAGATGATCTGTACCGTGCCACCCTCCGCCTTCCAGCCGCCACCCAAGGTAGACTCCGCCGTGGTGCGGCTCGTCCCTCGTCCCTTCGAAGCCGTGGCCACCCTCCCCAAACACCTAGAGATGATCGTCAAGCTAGGCTTTGCCACCAAGCGGAAGATGTTGCGAAATAATCTGAAATCCATCGTCGATCGCGATCGCTTGGGTCATTTGCTGGAACAATTGAAAGTATCCCCTCAGGCGCGGGCAGAGGAACTAGGGGTTGCCCAATGGGTGGCGCTCAGCAATGTGCTATCCCAAGAAGCGATCGCTCCCTCCTCGGAATGA
- the typA gene encoding translational GTPase TypA: MTLPIRNVAIIAHVDHGKTTLVDALLRQSGTFREGEEVPDCVMDSNDLERERGITILSKNTAVHYKDILINIVDTPGHADFGGEVERVLGMVDGCILIVDANEGPMPQTRFVLKKALEKGLRPIVVVNKIDRPRANPHTAVDKVLDLFIELGADDDQCEFPYLFASGLSGFAKATLEDDSTDMKPLFEAIVEHVPPPVGDPTKPLQLQVTTLDYSDYLGRIVIGRIHNGTIRSGQQAALVTESGKIVTSKITKLMGFEGLQRIELEESSAGNLVAVSGFADANIGETITCPNEPMALPLIKVDEPTLQMTFCVNDSPFAGQEGTYVTSRQVRDRLMRELETNVALRVDETDSPDKFAVSGRGELHLGILIETMRREGYEFQVSQPQVIYREVTGQPCEPYELLVLDVPEEAVGGCMERLGQRRGEMQDMRVGGNGRTQLEFVIPARGLIGFRGEFMRLTRGDGIMNHSFLDYRPLSGDVETRRNGVLIAFEEGTATFYAMKNAEDRGVFFITPGTKVYKGMIIGEHNRQQDLELNVCKTKQLTNHRSATGDELVQLQTPVDMSLERALEYIGSDELLEVTPESIRLRKVSNKKLAKQR, from the coding sequence ATGACACTTCCCATTCGCAATGTTGCCATCATTGCCCACGTTGACCACGGCAAGACGACTCTCGTTGATGCACTCCTAAGACAGTCCGGCACATTTCGCGAGGGAGAAGAGGTTCCAGACTGTGTGATGGACTCCAACGACTTGGAGCGAGAACGGGGTATTACGATCCTTTCAAAAAATACCGCCGTTCACTATAAAGATATTCTGATCAATATTGTCGATACGCCTGGACACGCCGACTTCGGTGGCGAAGTGGAGCGCGTCTTGGGTATGGTTGATGGCTGCATCCTGATTGTGGATGCTAACGAAGGCCCCATGCCCCAAACTCGGTTTGTGCTGAAAAAAGCTCTCGAAAAAGGGCTGCGGCCGATTGTGGTGGTCAATAAAATCGATCGCCCCCGCGCCAATCCCCATACGGCGGTGGACAAGGTCTTGGATCTGTTCATCGAGCTGGGAGCTGATGACGATCAATGTGAGTTTCCCTACCTGTTTGCCTCGGGGCTGTCGGGGTTTGCCAAGGCGACCCTAGAAGATGACAGCACCGACATGAAGCCGCTGTTTGAGGCGATTGTGGAGCATGTGCCGCCGCCGGTGGGCGATCCTACCAAGCCGCTCCAGCTTCAGGTGACTACCCTCGACTATTCCGACTATCTCGGACGGATTGTGATTGGGCGGATCCACAACGGCACCATTCGCTCCGGGCAACAGGCAGCGCTGGTGACCGAGTCTGGCAAGATTGTGACCTCGAAGATCACCAAGCTGATGGGCTTTGAAGGGCTCCAGCGGATTGAGCTAGAGGAATCGTCGGCGGGTAACCTGGTGGCGGTGTCAGGATTTGCTGATGCCAACATTGGGGAAACCATTACCTGTCCCAATGAACCGATGGCGCTGCCGTTGATTAAGGTCGATGAGCCAACCCTGCAGATGACCTTCTGCGTCAACGATTCTCCTTTTGCGGGTCAAGAAGGTACCTACGTCACCTCACGGCAGGTGCGCGATCGCCTCATGCGAGAGCTAGAAACCAACGTAGCGCTGCGGGTGGATGAAACCGATTCGCCAGACAAGTTTGCGGTGTCGGGTCGGGGTGAACTGCACTTGGGCATTCTCATCGAAACCATGCGCCGGGAAGGCTATGAGTTCCAAGTGTCTCAGCCTCAGGTGATCTACCGGGAAGTGACGGGGCAGCCCTGCGAACCCTACGAGCTGCTGGTGCTAGATGTACCGGAAGAAGCGGTGGGCGGCTGTATGGAGCGCCTAGGTCAGCGACGCGGTGAAATGCAGGATATGCGCGTGGGCGGTAATGGTCGTACCCAACTGGAGTTTGTGATTCCAGCACGGGGGCTAATTGGCTTCCGGGGTGAATTCATGCGGCTGACGCGGGGCGACGGCATCATGAACCATAGCTTCCTAGACTATCGGCCGCTGTCGGGGGATGTGGAAACTCGCCGTAACGGTGTGCTGATTGCCTTTGAAGAAGGAACCGCCACCTTCTATGCCATGAAGAACGCTGAAGACCGGGGTGTTTTCTTCATCACGCCGGGCACCAAGGTGTATAAGGGTATGATTATTGGCGAACATAACCGCCAGCAGGATCTAGAACTCAATGTCTGTAAAACCAAGCAGTTGACCAACCACCGTTCTGCCACCGGGGATGAGCTGGTGCAACTGCAAACGCCGGTAGACATGAGCCTAGAGCGTGCTCTGGAATATATCGGCTCGGATGAGCTGCTGGAAGTGACGCCGGAGTCTATCCGTTTGCGTAAGGTGTCGAACAAAAAGTTGGCGAAGCAGCGCTAA
- the hisH gene encoding imidazole glycerol phosphate synthase subunit HisH: protein MATRSPQIAVIDYDMGNLHSACKGLERAGAITHVTDSAPDLFAADAVVLPGVGAFDPAMRHLRSRDLIQPIRDVVASGKPFLGICLGLQILLEGSEEGSEAGLGIVKGMVRHFRYEPGITVPHMGWNQLDLTQPQHPLWQDLPHRPWMYFVHSYYADPTDARVTAASITHGSQTVTAAIAQDNLMAVQFHPEKSSTSGLQLLANFVAHVNSQQLVSLP, encoded by the coding sequence ATGGCCACTCGTTCCCCTCAGATTGCCGTCATCGACTACGACATGGGCAATTTACATTCTGCTTGTAAAGGGTTGGAAAGAGCCGGGGCCATCACCCACGTGACCGATTCCGCTCCAGATCTGTTTGCGGCTGATGCAGTGGTGTTGCCCGGTGTGGGTGCTTTTGACCCGGCCATGCGCCATCTGCGATCGCGAGACTTGATCCAGCCCATCCGAGATGTGGTGGCCAGCGGCAAGCCGTTTTTAGGAATTTGTCTTGGTCTCCAGATTTTGCTGGAGGGCAGTGAAGAAGGCAGTGAGGCCGGACTGGGAATCGTGAAGGGTATGGTGCGTCATTTTCGCTATGAACCGGGGATTACCGTGCCCCACATGGGTTGGAATCAACTGGATCTCACCCAACCCCAACATCCTCTTTGGCAAGACCTGCCCCACCGCCCCTGGATGTATTTTGTGCATTCCTACTACGCCGATCCGACGGATGCCCGAGTCACTGCCGCCAGCATCACCCACGGCAGCCAAACCGTGACGGCGGCGATCGCTCAGGATAACCTGATGGCGGTGCAATTCCATCCTGAAAAGTCTTCAACATCAGGGTTACAGCTTCTGGCTAACTTTGTTGCTCATGTGAACAGCCAGCAATTGGTGAGTCTTCCATAG